Below is a window of Undibacterium sp. YM2 DNA.
TTGCTGGCCTACTTCAAATATTTCAATTTTGCGCTTGATAGTTTGTATGCCGTGCTGAATGGTGTTGGTATCGCCATGCCCAAAGCAGAGGCAGTTACGCTGCCGCTGGGTATTTCTTTCTTTTCCTTCCATGCGATTTCTTATCTGGTGGATGTCTATCGCAAGAAAACGGCGCATGAAAAGAATCTGTTTGCCCTTGCCATGTATATCACCATGTTCCCGCAATTGATTGCCGGGCCCATCATACGTTTTTCCACCATCGCCAGGCAATTGCATCAGCGTCACCATACTGTGCGCAGGGCGGAGCTGGGGATCAAGATTTTTATTCTCGGTCTCGCCCAAAAGGTCTTGATCGCCAATAGTGTGGCCTTGCCTGCTGACCAGATATTTTCACTGGCACCAGAGGCTTTGGGGCTGGCCAGCGCCTGGCTGGGCATCACCTGCTATACCCTGCAAATCTATTTTGATTTCTTTGGGTATTCGAATATGGCGATAGGCCTCGGCCTGGTGACTGGCTTTACGTTTCCGCGCAATTTCAATTATCCTTATGTCGCGCAATCCATCACGGAATTCTGGCAACGCTGGCACCTGAGCTTGTCGCGCTGGTTCCGTGACTATCTTTATATACCGCTCGGTGGTAACCGTGGTTCAAGTTTTACCACTTACCGCAATCTGTTTATCGTGTTTTTCCTGTGCGGGCTCTGGCATGGCGCAAGCTGGACCTTTGTGGCCTGGGGCTTGTATCACGGTGCTTTTCTGGTACTGGAACGTACTGGCCTGCAAAAAGTGCTGGCAGGCTTGCCCAGGGCATGCAGGCATCTGTATACGATACTGGTGGTGATGGTGGGCTGGGTGTTTTTCCGATGCGACAGTTTTGCCCAGGCTCTGCATTACCTGCAGGCCATGGCAGGCGGCATGCCCGCAGACAATGCAGTCGCGCCTGTCATGAGCTTTATGAATGGCACGGTCATCACGGCCCTGTGCATGGGTATCCTGGTGTCTGTTCCCCTCATGCAGGCACTGAATAAGCCACTGGCACCCGTCAGGATGATTGTACCTGTTGTTAGCCTGACGCTGTTTGTCTTGTCGGCAGTCAGCCTGGCGACCGGGGCTTACAATCCCTTTATTTATTTCCGTTTCTGAGACTGGAAGCTAAAGATGAAATCATCCAGCCCAGGCACATCATCCACAGGCTATAAAAAAAGTTTTTATAGCAGGGTAATCTTTATCTTTGCTTTCTTTGGCTTGTTGATACTGCCAGCCCTCATTCACCTGAGTGGCAAATGGCAGGGTAGTAACACGGAAAACCGCGTCCTGGCAAGCGCACCGGTATTACCGGCGAACATGGCAGATATGTTGAAATTCCCAGCCGCAGTTGATGCCTATCTGAATGATCACTTTGGTCTCAGGAGTCAACTGGTAGCATGGAATAACAGCCTGCGTTATCACCTGCTCGGCGATATCAATGCCGTGCAGCTGACTGCAGGCAAAGATGGCTATATCTTCTTTAACTCCCATGCTGCCAATACACCTTTGGGCATGGTGCACTTCCTGTGCGGTAGAAATGTGACTGCGCAAGACCGTGCAGGCATGGTGGAAACTGCATCCGGCTTCATGCAGACAGCTTTACAGACCAAGGCCGATAGTTACCTGCTCATGGTGCCTACCAAACCCATCGTCTATGCAGAGAAAATGCCGGACTGGTTGCAAAGCCAGTGTCAGTTATATACCCCTACATTGCCAGGAGTGATTGCCAGTCTTGATCAAAAACGAGGCCTGGCAGGCCGGGTGATCTATCCCCTGTCCGAGATGCTGGCGCTCAAGGCCAAAACCGAAGTGTATCCAAAAAATACTTTTCACTGGACAGGCATGGGCCCGCAAGCTCTGGCGCAATGGCTGTCTGAAAAATATTTTAAACATCCGAGCTTGAGCACGCTATCTGCGCAGTTGCATGACCGGCCCTCAGACATCCAGCAGTTCCTGCCTGGTGTCACACTGAACGTGCCAACCAGGGAACCCGACTATGCCCGGGCAGGTATTACTGCTTGCGCGGGAGTTGACTGTTTCCCTGAGTGGAAGGGTGTGGCTGCCTCGTTAGGCGATGTCAGCCGTTACCGGCACGAAAAAAAACAGGGGCCAAGACTGTTATTGATCTCGGATTCCTTTGGTCATGGCATCGCCGGTTTTTTTGCCGAATACTATGGCGAAGTCTGGCATCTGTCCATGAATAATATCAATCTGCTGACAGAGACTGAGCGCGCCAGTTTGAAAAAAATTGTTTTTGAAGACTTTGCACCTGACCAGGTACTCTATGTATTTCATGATGCTGCCATCTCTTATTTTGAAAGAGCACCAGCTCAGCTTTTGAACGCAAAAAAATAAAACCCCTTGCCTCCTGCCTGCCTTCATTGCCAGGTGCGGCAGAAGCTTTTTGTGCACCTGCATTTCCGTGAGTCCTACAAGCTTGCGGTCCAGTGTCCTATATCTGAGGACCGTCGCCGCTGTTACGATGCATCCCATGCCTGAATGATAAAAAATCAGTGTGTTAAAGACTGACGGAGCAACACTGTCAGTCACAGACAATTGATGTAGTGAATGCAGGCATCTAAAGCAAGTCTTCCCATCTGGCATATAAACAGGTGAAATCCTCAACAAGGAGTATAAAAATGAATAGCTTAGTTAAAAAAATCACGGGTATTTTTCTGGCAAGCATGATGGTACTGATGGTTGGTTGTGCTTCAACTGCCAAACAGGAAAGCGCAGGCGAGTATATTGATGACACTGTCATCACTACTAAAGTCAAGGCTGCCATCGTCAATGAGCCAACATTGAAAGCAAGTGAAATCAATGTTGAAACTTATAAAGGCATAGTCCAGTTAAGCGGTTTTGTTGCCGACCCGGCTTCATCCAGCAAGGCCGTCAGTGTGACGAGCGAAGTCAAAGGCGTTAAGTCGG
It encodes the following:
- a CDS encoding MBOAT family protein, translating into MVFSTVSFLFYFLPIFLVLYFALPFRHIRNIVLLLASLIFYAWGEPKNLPLLLISILLNYLCGLGMGRAQEKGGTGKSIFIAGIGFNLLLLAYFKYFNFALDSLYAVLNGVGIAMPKAEAVTLPLGISFFSFHAISYLVDVYRKKTAHEKNLFALAMYITMFPQLIAGPIIRFSTIARQLHQRHHTVRRAELGIKIFILGLAQKVLIANSVALPADQIFSLAPEALGLASAWLGITCYTLQIYFDFFGYSNMAIGLGLVTGFTFPRNFNYPYVAQSITEFWQRWHLSLSRWFRDYLYIPLGGNRGSSFTTYRNLFIVFFLCGLWHGASWTFVAWGLYHGAFLVLERTGLQKVLAGLPRACRHLYTILVVMVGWVFFRCDSFAQALHYLQAMAGGMPADNAVAPVMSFMNGTVITALCMGILVSVPLMQALNKPLAPVRMIVPVVSLTLFVLSAVSLATGAYNPFIYFRF
- a CDS encoding BON domain-containing protein, with translation MNSLVKKITGIFLASMMVLMVGCASTAKQESAGEYIDDTVITTKVKAAIVNEPTLKASEINVETYKGIVQLSGFVADPASSSKAVSVTSEVKGVKSVKNDIRIK